A section of the Harmonia axyridis chromosome 2, icHarAxyr1.1, whole genome shotgun sequence genome encodes:
- the LOC123673343 gene encoding uncharacterized protein LOC123673343, producing MGEWRTSLILKTGATIIKTADIAIRRGLFQGDSLSPLWFCLALNPLSTLINEQKYGYILDKNRKIKITHQLYIDDLKLYASNEEQLEKMLEIVATFSETIRMEMGLDKCARLKVKRGKISENDSNIFNPNAIQNLGMDETYKYLGIQQALEIKNAEMKEAFSKKLFHRVNQVLKSKLNSKSLFLALNTWALPIMTYTFGVLTWSTTELQALDTKIRTILTKYGVHHPHSSVARLYLQRHLGGRGMLNLETSHNKSVIKLREYFMKQNLSFVRALRSLDVGCSPLRLSDSDFALPIRTQQNLQEEWKAKVLHGRYPNNLDNSNVKKKESLTYLKAGYLFPETEGRLLAIQDQVIPTRSYLKNIAGQQLTSDLCRKCKLGREHIQHVTSGCSILAPREYTDRHNQMAKVYHQAMALKLKLIKTKRKNHLYSPENVLENEEFKLYWDTTMVTDRPVANNRPDIVLLNKTEKSCEIIDITVPSDDNISRAYTEKITKYFDLSFELKEMYKLKKISIIPLVMSVNGLVEEHLVDNTKMLELDIYVVSSAQKEVILGTTRIVRRFFHSS from the coding sequence ATGGGCGAATGGCGAACCTCGCTGATTCTGAAAACTGGGGCTACTATAATTAAAACAGCTGACATCGCAATCAGACGGGGTCTATTTCAAGGGGACTCACTTAGCCCCTTATGGTTTTGCCTAGCATTAAATCCTCTCAGCACGCTCATCAATGAACAGAAATATGGATACATCCTAGACAAAAACAGAAAGATCAAAATAACCCATCAACTATATATTGATGATCTCAAATTATATGCGTCCAATGAAGAACAACTTGAAAAAATGTTAGAGATCGTGGCAACATTTAGTGAGACCATAAGAATGGAGATGGGGCTAGACAAGTGCGCAAGGCTAAAGGTCAAAAGgggaaaaatatctgaaaatgattCCAACATCTTCAATCCAAATGCCATTCAGAACCTCGGCATGGATGAAACCTATAAGTATCTAGGTATACAGCAAGCTCTAGAAATTAAAAACGCTGAAATGAAGGAAGCCTTTAGTAAGAAACTATTTCATCGGGTGAACCAAGTGCTCAAGTCCAAACTGAATTCGAAATCATTGTTTCTAGCCTTGAACACATGGGCATTGCCTATAATGACGTACACCTTCGGGGTACTTACATGGTCGACTACAGAACTGCAGGCTTTGGACACGAAGATCCGCACCATTTTGACGAAATACGGAGTACATCACCCTCACTCATCCGTGGCAAGACTCTATCTCCAAAGACATCTAGGGGGAAGAGGGATGCTTAACCTAGAAACATCACATAACAAATCCGTAATAAAACTAAGGGAATACTTCATGAAGCAGAACTTATCCTTTGTCAGAGCCCTTCGTTCGTTAGATGTAGGATGCTCCCCATTACGGCTATCGGATTCCGACTTCGCGCTGCCGATTCGCACTCAGCAAAACCTGCAGGAGGAATGGAAAGCTAAGGTATTACATGGTAGATACCCTAATAATTTAGACAACAgcaatgtgaaaaaaaaagaatcctTAACTTACCTTAAGGCGGGCTACCTGTTTCCTGAAACTGAGGGCAGGCTGCTTGCAATACAGGATCAGGTGATTCCCACCAGGTCTTACCTCAAAAACATAGCGGGGCAACAACTTACCTCTGATCTATGTAGAAAATGCAAGCTGGGACGTGAACACATCCAACATGTTACGTCTGGTTGCTCCATCCTCGCTCCGAGAGAATACACGGATAGACACAACCAAATGGCAAAAGTTTACCATCAGGCCATGGCACTGAAATTAAAACTAATCAAAactaagagaaaaaatcatctatACTCACCTGAGAATGTCCTCGAGAACGAAGAATTTAAATTATATTGGGACACCACGATGGTGACGGACAGGCCAGTGGCAAATAATCGACCGGATATCGTCTTACTgaacaaaactgaaaaaagctGTGAGATCATCGATATTACGGTACCTTCAGACGACAATATTTCAAGGGCATACactgaaaaaattacaaaatacttCGATCTGTCGTTCGAACTAAAGGAAATGTATAAGCTCAAGAAAATATCTATTATCCCACTGGTGATGTCGGTCAACGGACTCGTAGAGGAACATCTTGTTGATAACACAAAGATGTTGGAACTTGACATCTATGTTGTTTCGAGTGCCCAGAAAGAAGTCATACTGGGCACTACACGTATCGTAAGGCGCTTCTTTCATAGCTCTTGA
- the LOC123673344 gene encoding piggyBac transposable element-derived protein 4-like, which translates to MVHQTNLYATQVLCDKENVSNYSRLHKWFPTDQNEMLNFIGIVAYMGMVRMPSLEKYWSTDCLYKMACISKIMSRNRFQLLLRMWHFSDNETCTVGDRLHKIKPLLDRLVKNFQSVYTPGRIFCIDESVVPFQGRLLMKQYIPNKTHKYGVKLFKLCCENGYTWNIRIYAGKEKEGNASVPTNVVLNLSENLLDTGRTIVADNYYTSLELANVLLVRKTHYIGTLRANHRGNPKEVIQKKLKKVRFWFGK; encoded by the coding sequence ATGGTTCATCAGACTAATTTATACGCGACTCAAGTATTATGTGATAAAGAAAACGTTAGCAACTATTCTAGGCTGCACAAATGGTTTCCAACTGATCAAAATGAAATGCTAAATTTTATTGGAATTGTAGCATATATGGGTATGGTTCGGATGCCATCCTTGGAGAAATATTGGAGCACAGATTGTCTCTACAAAATGGCCTGTATTTCGAAGATAATGTcgagaaacagatttcaattacTTCTCAGGATGTGGCATTTCTCTGATAATGAAACTTGTACAGTGGGGGATAGATTACATAAAATAAAACCTCTACTAGACAGATtggtgaaaaattttcaaagtgtGTACACTCCTGGTAGAATATTCTGTATCGATGAATCAGTTGTTCCCTTCCAAGGTCGTCTCCTAATGAAGCAGTATATACCAAATAAAACGCATAAATATGGCGTGAAATTGTTCAAACTATGCTGTGAGAATGGATACACATGGAATATTCGAATTTATGCTGGCAAGGAAAAAGAAGGTAATGCATCTGTACCAACCAATGTCGTGCTGAATTTGTCCGAAAATCTACTTGACACAGGCAGAACTATAGTGGCTGATAACTACTATACTAGCCTTGAGCTGGCTAATGTACTGCTAGTCCGCAAAACTCACTATATTGGTACATTGAGGGCTAATCATCGCGGCAACCCGAAAGAAGTGAttcaaaaaaaactgaaaaaggtGAGGTTTTGGTttggaaaatga